The following are from one region of the Chloracidobacterium sp. genome:
- a CDS encoding ThiF family adenylyltransferase codes for MNERYSRQTLFPPIGRDGQARLLNARVLIVGCGALGASHAEMLSRAGVGNIRLVDRDFVEFTNLQRQTLFKEADAFERLPKAVAAKHRIAEINSEIEIEAVVADVNNSNIESLIGDCDLVLDGTDNFQVRYLLNDACVKHGTTWIYGAAVSSYGTTMTIIPGITPCLRCIFEEMPDAGSSPTCDTAGVIMPIIASISAVQVAEAIKLLVGDNASLHRSLLQIDVWANDWRKIRLAGPTPDCPSCRQRRFEFLDAESHEFSAVLCGRNAVQIAPPQPTKFDLDGLASRLGPLGEVKQNEYLVRFTTGGTEITIFGDGRAIIKGTDDVSEARSLYSRFIGT; via the coding sequence ATGAACGAGCGATACAGCCGCCAGACATTGTTTCCCCCGATCGGCCGTGATGGGCAGGCAAGGCTGCTCAACGCCCGCGTTTTGATCGTCGGCTGTGGGGCGCTCGGAGCCTCGCATGCTGAAATGCTCTCGCGCGCGGGCGTCGGGAATATCCGGTTGGTCGATCGGGATTTTGTCGAGTTTACCAATCTGCAGCGGCAGACACTTTTCAAAGAAGCTGACGCGTTCGAGCGGCTTCCCAAAGCGGTCGCCGCCAAGCATCGCATCGCTGAGATAAATTCGGAGATCGAGATCGAGGCGGTCGTAGCCGACGTAAATAATTCGAACATCGAATCGTTGATCGGTGACTGCGATCTGGTTTTGGACGGCACCGACAATTTCCAGGTCCGATATTTGCTCAACGACGCATGCGTAAAGCACGGGACGACATGGATCTACGGCGCCGCCGTATCTAGTTACGGTACGACGATGACCATCATTCCGGGCATAACGCCATGCCTGCGATGCATATTTGAGGAAATGCCCGACGCCGGAAGTTCACCAACATGCGACACGGCCGGCGTGATAATGCCGATCATTGCAAGCATCTCAGCCGTTCAGGTAGCTGAGGCGATCAAGCTGCTCGTCGGCGACAACGCTTCGCTCCATCGATCGCTTTTGCAGATCGACGTTTGGGCGAACGACTGGCGCAAGATAAGACTTGCGGGCCCGACGCCCGATTGCCCCAGCTGCCGGCAGAGACGGTTTGAATTTCTCGACGCCGAATCGCATGAGTTTTCTGCCGTTCTGTGCGGCCGCAACGCAGTCCAGATCGCACCGCCGCAGCCGACAAAATTCGACCTTGATGGGTTAGCTTCGCGTCTCGGCCCTCTGGGCGAAGTAAAACAGAACGAATATTTGGTCCGATTCACCACGGGCGGAACGGAGATCACGATCTTTGGCGATGGACGTGCGATCATCAAGGGCACTGATGATGTGTCAGAGGCAAGGTCGCTTTATTCACGATTTATCGGAACCTGA
- a CDS encoding zf-TFIIB domain-containing protein — translation MNEPQKPEALNCPNCGGAVMSDRTQCEFCRSRLKTVGCPSCLGSMFLGSKYCTHCGTKASEVTVVDDKETGVCPRCRIGLQSLKIDNVYIRDCGKCGGFWSGIDTFESICADRESQASVLGFVKSDAHPDSHPATISYVPCPDCDQLMNRSNFARSSGVIIDICKQHGVWFDADELPKIIAFIRQGGMARAREKEKIAIEDERMKLKDDKRRLDLIERRAGIAKYDDVAESSRLGKFIELLFD, via the coding sequence ATGAACGAACCACAAAAGCCCGAGGCACTTAATTGCCCAAATTGCGGCGGTGCCGTTATGAGTGACCGCACACAGTGTGAATTTTGCCGTTCGCGATTGAAAACGGTCGGATGTCCATCCTGTCTAGGATCGATGTTTCTTGGGAGCAAGTACTGTACACACTGCGGCACCAAGGCGAGCGAGGTGACGGTTGTCGATGATAAGGAAACAGGAGTATGTCCAAGATGCAGGATAGGGTTGCAATCACTGAAGATCGACAATGTCTATATCCGTGATTGCGGGAAGTGCGGCGGATTTTGGTCCGGCATCGATACATTTGAAAGTATTTGTGCGGACCGCGAGAGTCAGGCGTCCGTTCTCGGGTTCGTTAAAAGTGATGCTCACCCTGATTCGCATCCGGCAACGATTAGCTATGTGCCCTGCCCGGATTGTGATCAACTGATGAACCGAAGCAATTTCGCTCGATCCTCAGGTGTGATCATCGACATCTGCAAGCAGCACGGCGTTTGGTTCGACGCCGACGAATTGCCGAAAATTATTGCGTTCATCCGCCAAGGCGGAATGGCACGTGCCCGCGAGAAAGAAAAGATCGCGATCGAGGATGAACGAATGAAACTAAAAGATGATAAAAGACGCCTCGATTTGATCGAGCGGCGCGCCGGTATAGCCAAATATGACGATGTTGCCGAAAGTTCGAGGCTTGGCAAGTTTATTGAACTGCTTTTCGATTAA
- a CDS encoding NAD(P)/FAD-dependent oxidoreductase produces MGTKPKVIIIGGGFGGLWAAKALANRPVDVILIDRKNHHVFQPLLYQVATAVLSPGEIAYPIRRILNKADNIEVILGEVTGFSIAERSVTLDDGTTVGFDYLIVAAGARHAYFGHDDWETLAPGLKTIEDAVEIRRRIFLAFELAERKAALTGEHDPLNFVVVGGGPTGVELAGAIADIARQALKNDFKAIDTTKARVMLFEGSDRVLGSFASELSESAKTQLEDLGVEVNLNSFVTHIEPGRVKVGEKCIDCEVVLWATGVAASPLGKQLGVETDKAGRVKIENDLSLGSAKYIFVIGDMASLMQRSGEPVPGVSPAAMQMGTHAAKNILADIDERPRTDFEYVDKGTMATIGRSKAIADVAGIKTTGLVAWLFWLFLHVFFLIGFRNRLVVLASWFWAYLTRERSARLITGDAHELRDALLFLEGPEAVKVIDRFSHRTRSGGSDRQTSDHGGSAPEKAQNARK; encoded by the coding sequence ATGGGGACAAAGCCAAAAGTGATCATCATCGGCGGTGGATTTGGGGGCCTTTGGGCAGCCAAGGCTCTGGCGAATCGGCCCGTCGACGTAATTTTGATCGACCGAAAGAACCATCACGTATTTCAGCCGCTTCTATATCAGGTAGCAACCGCAGTTCTGTCGCCTGGCGAGATCGCATATCCTATCCGACGGATCTTAAACAAAGCCGACAATATCGAGGTCATTCTTGGTGAGGTCACGGGATTCAGTATTGCTGAAAGATCAGTGACTCTCGATGACGGCACGACGGTCGGCTTCGATTACCTCATTGTCGCTGCCGGAGCCCGGCACGCTTATTTCGGGCACGACGATTGGGAAACACTTGCACCGGGATTGAAGACGATCGAAGATGCTGTCGAGATAAGGCGGCGGATCTTCCTTGCCTTCGAACTCGCCGAGCGAAAGGCCGCGCTAACCGGCGAACACGACCCGCTCAATTTCGTCGTCGTAGGCGGCGGCCCAACGGGCGTAGAACTCGCCGGTGCGATTGCGGATATCGCCCGCCAGGCTCTTAAGAATGACTTTAAAGCAATTGATACGACGAAAGCGCGAGTGATGCTTTTCGAAGGGTCCGACCGCGTGCTCGGCAGCTTTGCGAGCGAACTTTCCGAAAGCGCCAAGACTCAGCTTGAGGACCTTGGCGTCGAGGTAAACTTGAACAGTTTTGTCACCCATATCGAGCCTGGTCGCGTTAAGGTCGGCGAGAAATGCATCGACTGCGAGGTAGTTCTGTGGGCGACCGGTGTTGCCGCTTCGCCGCTCGGCAAACAGCTCGGCGTCGAAACAGACAAGGCAGGTCGGGTGAAGATCGAAAATGACCTTAGCCTCGGATCCGCAAAGTACATCTTCGTGATCGGCGACATGGCTTCGCTTATGCAGCGGAGCGGAGAGCCCGTTCCCGGGGTCAGCCCGGCGGCGATGCAGATGGGGACGCACGCCGCTAAGAACATCCTTGCTGATATCGATGAAAGGCCCCGTACCGATTTCGAATACGTCGATAAAGGAACAATGGCGACGATCGGCCGCAGCAAAGCGATCGCCGATGTTGCGGGCATCAAAACGACCGGCCTTGTCGCGTGGCTCTTCTGGCTTTTCCTTCACGTCTTCTTTTTGATCGGTTTTCGTAATCGGTTGGTGGTACTGGCATCGTGGTTCTGGGCGTATCTCACACGTGAACGAAGCGCCCGGCTGATAACCGGTGACGCTCACGAACTCCGAGACGCACTTCTCTTTCTGGAGGGCCCCGAAGCTGTCAAGGTGATCGATCGTTTCAGCCATCGAACCCGATCCGGCGGATCAGATCGCCAAACCTCGGATCATGGCGGATCGGCTCCAGAAAAGGCTCAAAACGCGCGTAAATGA
- a CDS encoding winged helix-turn-helix domain-containing protein: MPANSATGIYEFEEFRLDTVNHRLYSRADGGPVELYPKAIELLVYLVRNNSRVISKEELLESLWRGAAVEDANLPQTVFVLRKALGESRSDPRFVLTYPKRGYRFIAPVRELDRSEIVDVQHRHRVERRGTINDEAYRAYVQGRFFWNKRTSVGLKKAVEHFEQAIENDPGFADAYEGLAESYQLLSEYYSSIVPKKVRGRDRRSEIDSQLADAHASLGYAQAFYDWDWGAADVSFKKALEVDPNNISALQWYGEYLCVMGRFEEALAVLDRAAEIRPDSPELMTIKAVLFYLRGDADMLVKQARSIVAADPDHAYGYFYLGFGYELKGQYKKAVDNFVKAAVKFGEPQECADELLDAFTRNGMDGLWAMRLEQYETRPHLRDYPAYLKSLVPARLGDADSSFAHLERAYQQRDRGIIYARFEPFLEPIRHDPRFGDLIRRIGFDG, encoded by the coding sequence ATGCCTGCAAATAGCGCTACCGGGATCTACGAGTTTGAGGAGTTTAGGCTCGACACGGTCAACCACCGGCTTTACAGCCGCGCCGACGGCGGCCCCGTCGAACTTTATCCGAAGGCCATCGAATTGCTCGTCTATTTGGTGCGCAATAATTCTCGCGTGATCTCAAAGGAGGAACTGCTCGAATCGCTTTGGCGCGGAGCAGCCGTCGAGGATGCAAATTTGCCGCAGACCGTGTTTGTGCTGAGAAAAGCTCTTGGCGAGAGCCGATCAGATCCGCGATTTGTACTTACCTATCCGAAGCGGGGTTATCGGTTCATTGCTCCGGTGCGGGAACTTGACCGATCGGAGATCGTCGACGTCCAGCATCGCCACCGTGTCGAACGACGCGGGACCATAAACGATGAGGCTTACAGGGCATACGTCCAAGGACGCTTTTTCTGGAACAAGCGCACAAGCGTTGGGTTGAAGAAAGCGGTCGAGCATTTTGAACAGGCGATCGAGAATGATCCGGGATTTGCAGATGCGTACGAGGGCCTGGCCGAATCTTACCAACTGTTATCCGAATATTATTCGTCGATCGTGCCAAAAAAAGTCCGAGGCCGAGACCGACGCAGCGAGATAGATTCCCAACTCGCCGATGCCCATGCATCGCTCGGATATGCACAGGCGTTTTACGACTGGGACTGGGGAGCAGCTGACGTGTCTTTCAAAAAAGCCCTCGAGGTTGACCCGAATAACATTTCGGCCCTCCAATGGTACGGCGAGTATCTATGCGTGATGGGCCGGTTCGAGGAGGCTCTGGCGGTGCTCGACCGTGCGGCCGAGATCAGGCCAGACTCACCGGAGCTAATGACCATCAAAGCGGTCTTGTTTTACCTCCGCGGTGACGCGGACATGCTCGTAAAACAGGCGCGTTCGATAGTCGCAGCAGACCCGGATCACGCTTACGGTTATTTCTACTTGGGTTTTGGCTACGAGTTAAAAGGTCAATACAAAAAAGCGGTCGATAATTTCGTTAAAGCTGCTGTAAAGTTCGGCGAACCCCAGGAATGCGCTGACGAACTGCTTGATGCGTTCACGCGAAACGGCATGGACGGCTTGTGGGCCATGAGGCTCGAGCAATATGAGACCAGGCCACATTTGAGGGACTATCCTGCCTACCTAAAATCACTTGTGCCGGCGCGACTCGGCGACGCCGACTCATCATTCGCCCATCTTGAACGAGCTTACCAACAACGCGACCGGGGCATCATTTACGCGCGTTTTGAGCCTTTTCTGGAGCCGATCCGCCATGATCCGAGGTTTGGCGATCTGATCCGCCGGATCGGGTTCGATGGCTGA